GTGGAGATGCTCTGTGTAATGGAGTGCACGTCAATGGTTATGAAGATCCCATCTCAATAAAAGGTTGTGAGATGACAACAAACAAAGATTTGGCCTGTAATAATGCAGTTGACAATGAGAAATACAATTTGTATGAAAAAatgttcagcatggaaagaggaGGTTGCAGGCAGGCTGAGGCAGAGGCATCCAAGACAGAGGATAAAAAGGCAAAGAAGCAAGAAACATCCAAACAACCCGAAAGACAACAGGAAGAAAATACATTTCATGACACCTCTAAAACTGGACTGGCACCTTGGCAAGATGGCGTTCTTGAAAGACTTGGGCAAGAAGTCAAACCCAGAGAGTTCAACATGTACATAGTGCACCATGGTCGCATGTTGATCTCCTTTGGTCAAATGGATGCTTGCACGCCCAAAGAGAGAGATTTTGTTTATGGGAACCTGGAGCCAATACCAGTCCAGTCTCTACACTCCTTTAAAGTTCCTACAAGTTACAAAGAAAAACGCATTCAATTTAAAGACCCCTCCACAAGGGTTAAGACTGAGAACAAGAGCGTGGGTACGTCTGATATGGGGGACACCCAGGAAGATATGGATGAGATGTTTGCAACCTTACTTTGTTCGGCGGAGGCTGAGGTAAGAGGCCACAAAATAAGTAAAACCGTGCCAACAGATGGACTTTATGTTGATATTGGAACGCAGACGTATAACTTCGCCACAGCTCCCTTTAAATACGACGCATCTCTCGCTGAAGTTACAGCAGACAGGGATTTAAAACTTCACGTTCAGCTTGATACAGAAACCGTTACGCTCAGGCATAACAAATCAACATCGGCGTTCACATTTGTCTGTGGCCATTTCTTTCGGAGGGACGAGTTCGCCTTTCACTTCAAGAATGTGCATTTGGATATTCAGTCCTGCTTGAATGGCTGGTTCGAGCAGAGATGCCCATTGGCCTACCTTGGTTGCACGTTTAGTCAAAGAAGACTCCAACCTGCCAAACAAAGAGCCAAAGTTCACTACATCCAAGACCTGAGCATTTTTACCCTTGAACCTGAAGTCTGTCTAGTGAAAGGTTCAGAGAAAGCTGTTGCACATAAGACTCGTGTGAAATATGAAGATTCTCTCAGCAAGCTTCCCTTTGAGGTGCTTTGCCACATTGCTGGTTACCTGGATAGTTTCACATTGTCT
This sequence is a window from Misgurnus anguillicaudatus chromosome 9, ASM2758022v2, whole genome shotgun sequence. Protein-coding genes within it:
- the fbxo40.2 gene encoding F-box only protein 40; this encodes MSRYRRTGPKQHRHCEICFSRRCKAPVEISVSCTVINCRLLCGASFHMCKEDEHSLLCPNEKVPCLNATYGCPFKMCRSKLAKHLEVCPASIVCCSMEWNRWPVENPHAPLYVNLMKEIHEQESLDLSMALRDQKHLCGRLKMRNCFPELMEEREEEPNPPVEEEEAAGGDALCNGVHVNGYEDPISIKGCEMTTNKDLACNNAVDNEKYNLYEKMFSMERGGCRQAEAEASKTEDKKAKKQETSKQPERQQEENTFHDTSKTGLAPWQDGVLERLGQEVKPREFNMYIVHHGRMLISFGQMDACTPKERDFVYGNLEPIPVQSLHSFKVPTSYKEKRIQFKDPSTRVKTENKSVGTSDMGDTQEDMDEMFATLLCSAEAEVRGHKISKTVPTDGLYVDIGTQTYNFATAPFKYDASLAEVTADRDLKLHVQLDTETVTLRHNKSTSAFTFVCGHFFRRDEFAFHFKNVHLDIQSCLNGWFEQRCPLAYLGCTFSQRRLQPAKQRAKVHYIQDLSIFTLEPEVCLVKGSEKAVAHKTRVKYEDSLSKLPFEVLCHIAGYLDSFTLSQLALVSRMFRDICGTYLQDRGMVTFKWRKKSYSHGGARWKPTIVWEFSTLFSKVDNWCIGEAPSMAEHLKHCPFNQTEVKTKPFALTSMCDSKEEERQSLVNLFMGRK